In bacterium, a single genomic region encodes these proteins:
- a CDS encoding phenylacetate--CoA ligase family protein, which yields MMYSSTLVSTLNKLRLLPITKRRLYMTPAKLESVQLRMLQRTLFDAYRHVPLYTEKFDKARFLPDDLRSLSDLARFPITEKDEVRDAFPNGCIRRGTDLAQCRIQQTSGSSGQCMEIALDRKSDDHRTLFTERVYRLQGFTFWRRAAYLFPYPLPLQKNLGLYRNKHISTESPPEQIVATLRDWRPHLLAATPSDLLDLCEKVDDDMTQLGIKAISVHSEPMSADEKAFVSGRFGCRITTNYYCNEAWAIGAECKSGSLHQFPDSTVVEIVDDRGHPMPRGQIGHVLVTSLHNYAQPFIRYRLGDMAAWDPSNEPCACGLVLPRLLALEGRDDDYIEYPDGRRVRPSNLTVAVKSPCFEYPGEQIFRDYRITQDSDRSVTVYLVPGRDREHFDECAKLGRANLATVLGEPFSVFLEVCDGLDRGTGGKRKIVERLFRREPNG from the coding sequence ATGATGTATTCGAGTACGCTGGTTTCGACACTCAACAAACTTCGCCTCCTTCCGATCACAAAGCGGCGTCTGTACATGACCCCGGCGAAGCTGGAAAGCGTTCAGTTGCGCATGCTGCAACGCACGCTTTTCGACGCTTACCGTCACGTACCGCTCTACACCGAGAAGTTCGACAAGGCGCGATTTCTTCCAGATGACCTGCGGAGCCTGAGCGACTTGGCTCGTTTTCCGATCACGGAGAAAGACGAAGTCCGCGACGCGTTTCCGAACGGATGCATCCGACGGGGTACCGATCTGGCGCAATGCCGCATCCAGCAGACCTCGGGATCCTCGGGTCAATGCATGGAGATCGCACTCGATCGCAAGAGCGACGACCACCGCACCCTGTTCACCGAAAGAGTCTACCGACTGCAGGGGTTCACTTTCTGGCGGCGGGCCGCCTATCTCTTCCCCTATCCGCTTCCGCTGCAGAAGAACCTCGGCTTGTACCGCAACAAGCACATTTCGACGGAATCGCCGCCGGAACAGATCGTGGCAACACTTCGCGACTGGCGACCTCATCTGCTGGCGGCCACACCCAGCGATCTTCTCGATTTGTGCGAGAAGGTCGATGACGACATGACGCAACTGGGAATCAAGGCCATCTCGGTGCACTCCGAACCCATGTCCGCAGATGAGAAGGCGTTCGTTTCGGGGCGCTTTGGCTGTCGGATCACCACCAACTACTACTGCAACGAAGCCTGGGCAATCGGCGCAGAGTGCAAGAGCGGTTCGCTGCATCAGTTTCCGGACAGCACCGTCGTGGAAATCGTCGATGACCGCGGCCACCCGATGCCGCGCGGCCAGATCGGACACGTGCTGGTCACTTCACTACACAACTACGCGCAGCCGTTCATCCGCTACCGTCTCGGAGACATGGCCGCGTGGGATCCTTCAAATGAACCCTGTGCTTGCGGTCTGGTTCTGCCTCGCCTGCTCGCATTGGAGGGTCGTGACGATGACTACATCGAGTACCCCGACGGTCGACGCGTTCGTCCGTCCAATCTCACGGTCGCTGTGAAGAGCCCCTGCTTCGAATACCCGGGAGAACAGATCTTCCGCGACTACCGGATCACCCAGGACTCTGACAGGAGCGTGACGGTCTATCTGGTTCCCGGCCGTGACCGCGAGCACTTCGACGAGTGCGCAAAACTGGGTCGCGCAAATCTCGCAACCGTTCTCGGAGAACCTTTCAGCGTATTCCTCGAAGTCTGCGACGGCCTCGATCGAGGCACCGGCGGCAAGCGCAAGATCGTGGAACGCCTGTTTCGGCGGGAGCCAAACGGGTGA
- a CDS encoding aldo/keto reductase, which translates to MLKAVQLGKNSGLRVSQLCLGTMNFGEPGRGHQGDWTLGLEDARPIFQAAIERGLFYFDCADFYGLGACEEIVGKLLRELLPRDEYVLATKISMPMGRGANQGGLSRKHVMEAVDASLKRLGHDYLDHLVIHRHPHGVPGQAQPPIEETLEALHDVVKAGKALYLGASSMFAWQFTELQLTAQANSWTKFISMQNHYNLVYREEEREMNPYCERTGVALTPWSPLARGILAGAYKGGFDHGSTNRSQGGDRARTQGLYRGEHIFDIADRVIEVAAKYGNTPAQIAVAWLLSKSEITSPVVGVSKVEQLDQLVAAAEITLDEADITYLEELYQPVQNLLSLGMS; encoded by the coding sequence ATGCTCAAGGCGGTTCAACTCGGAAAGAACAGTGGATTGCGCGTGTCGCAGCTATGCCTTGGCACGATGAACTTTGGCGAGCCCGGTCGCGGCCACCAGGGTGACTGGACTCTGGGCCTGGAAGACGCGCGACCCATCTTCCAGGCAGCCATCGAGCGGGGCCTGTTCTATTTCGACTGTGCCGATTTCTACGGGCTCGGGGCCTGCGAGGAGATCGTCGGGAAACTCCTGCGAGAGTTGCTCCCGCGCGACGAGTACGTGCTCGCGACGAAGATCTCCATGCCCATGGGGCGGGGAGCGAACCAGGGCGGTCTGTCTCGCAAGCACGTGATGGAGGCCGTCGACGCCAGTCTGAAGCGACTCGGGCACGACTATCTCGATCACCTGGTGATTCACCGTCATCCCCACGGCGTTCCCGGGCAGGCCCAGCCTCCCATCGAAGAGACACTGGAAGCGCTGCACGATGTCGTGAAGGCCGGTAAGGCGTTGTACCTCGGCGCATCTTCGATGTTCGCCTGGCAGTTCACTGAATTGCAGCTGACCGCTCAGGCGAACTCCTGGACGAAGTTCATCTCGATGCAGAACCACTACAACCTGGTTTACCGCGAAGAAGAGCGGGAGATGAACCCGTACTGTGAAAGGACCGGTGTTGCGCTTACGCCGTGGTCACCCCTGGCTCGCGGAATTCTCGCGGGCGCCTACAAAGGCGGCTTCGACCACGGCAGCACCAATCGCTCTCAGGGTGGCGACCGCGCGCGCACGCAGGGTCTGTACCGCGGCGAGCACATCTTCGATATCGCCGATCGCGTCATCGAGGTCGCCGCGAAGTACGGCAACACGCCCGCACAGATTGCGGTCGCCTGGTTGTTGAGCAAGTCCGAGATCACCTCGCCCGTCGTGGGAGTGTCGAAGGTCGAACAACTCGACCAGTTGGTGGCGGCCGCCGAGATCACTCTCGACGAAGCCGATATCACCTATCTGGAAGAGCTGTACCAGCCGGTGCAGAACCTGCTCTCGCTCGGAATGTCCTGA
- a CDS encoding methyltransferase domain-containing protein — MTPADLHRLSFDFRAARAVYAGVELGIFEALAAGPVDVKTLSERLPADPRGLRVLLDALTALDLLLRNDDHYSLGDSAAVALVPDSEGYLGNLFLHDLWHWTSWAGLDAVVRDGAPQPDRQHDRHLSDPAVLTRFLPNFNLAMEQSGREFLTPLADLIADLEPESILDLGGGGGVLLLELLERLPRVRAVLVEHGFALEHARKNIDAHPEGKRLELLDLDFEQNEIPSGHDVIVLSRVIMGFTAERAALVLKRAAEQLAPGGALVVADFDSTSRVGALLSLDMLLNTGGGVHDGRLILDWMGQAGLEDESRGHLLPYFGFWIGRKLP; from the coding sequence GTGACTCCCGCCGATCTGCACAGATTGAGCTTCGACTTCCGCGCGGCGCGCGCAGTGTATGCGGGCGTAGAACTCGGGATCTTCGAAGCCCTGGCAGCCGGTCCGGTCGATGTGAAGACACTGTCCGAGAGACTCCCTGCGGATCCTCGGGGACTGCGCGTTCTTCTGGACGCGCTGACGGCACTCGATCTGCTGCTGCGCAATGACGATCACTACTCCCTTGGCGACTCTGCAGCCGTCGCACTCGTTCCCGACTCCGAGGGTTATCTGGGCAACCTCTTCCTGCACGATCTCTGGCACTGGACCAGCTGGGCGGGACTGGACGCGGTGGTTCGCGATGGCGCACCGCAGCCGGATCGCCAGCACGATCGACATCTGAGTGATCCCGCGGTTCTCACCCGCTTCCTGCCCAATTTCAACCTTGCCATGGAACAGAGTGGGCGGGAATTTCTGACTCCGCTTGCAGACCTGATCGCCGACCTCGAACCCGAATCCATTCTGGATCTCGGAGGGGGTGGCGGTGTGTTGTTGCTGGAACTGTTGGAGCGTCTACCCCGGGTGCGAGCCGTACTTGTCGAGCACGGCTTTGCGCTAGAGCATGCGCGCAAGAATATCGACGCCCACCCAGAGGGGAAGCGGCTCGAACTTCTCGATCTCGACTTCGAACAGAACGAGATCCCCTCGGGCCATGACGTCATCGTCCTGTCCCGCGTGATCATGGGCTTCACAGCAGAACGGGCGGCCCTCGTACTGAAAAGAGCCGCCGAGCAGCTGGCACCGGGCGGCGCACTGGTCGTGGCCGACTTCGATTCGACCTCGCGCGTCGGTGCGCTGCTTTCCCTCGACATGCTGCTCAACACCGGTGGCGGAGTGCACGATGGTCGTCTGATCCTCGACTGGATGGGCCAGGCCGGGCTGGAAGACGAAAGCCGTGGACATCTACTGCCCTATTTCGGTTTCTGGATCGGAAGGAAGCTACCTTGA
- the rsgA gene encoding ribosome small subunit-dependent GTPase A, protein MSAPTDVATGTVIGVFRGGCEVVHADRVISLRLVGKHAHAEKSLAVGDEVSFELEREVVIDLLPRRTRLARRRPRALHKEQVIAANIDRLAIVASVKEPPFRAGAVDRFLLAALAGGLDATLVVNKIDLLEGAALPDEIRAYEEVIEVLPVSAESGAGLEALQASMSGKSTVFAGHSGVGKSSLLNALEPELRLQTQEISQKYQRGRHTTTRAVWLKLANGAIAVDTPGVREIATGPVDTGLIREVYPELARYSDECRFRDCAHDAEPDCAVRAAVEAGKIRASRLSSYRKLLNEAGS, encoded by the coding sequence TTGAGCGCGCCGACAGACGTCGCGACCGGCACCGTGATCGGTGTTTTCCGCGGCGGTTGTGAAGTCGTGCACGCGGATCGCGTGATTTCGCTTCGCCTTGTGGGCAAGCACGCCCACGCGGAAAAGTCGCTCGCCGTCGGGGACGAGGTCAGCTTCGAACTCGAGCGGGAGGTCGTCATCGACCTGCTGCCGCGCCGCACGCGTCTGGCCCGTCGGCGACCGCGGGCATTGCACAAAGAACAGGTGATCGCCGCGAACATCGACCGACTGGCGATCGTGGCTTCGGTCAAGGAGCCGCCCTTCCGCGCCGGGGCCGTCGATCGTTTTCTATTGGCCGCACTGGCGGGTGGCCTGGATGCGACGCTGGTCGTGAACAAGATCGACTTGCTCGAAGGGGCCGCGCTTCCCGACGAGATTCGCGCCTACGAAGAAGTGATCGAGGTGCTGCCGGTCTCGGCCGAATCGGGCGCGGGTCTCGAAGCCCTTCAGGCCAGCATGTCCGGCAAGAGCACGGTATTCGCCGGCCACAGCGGAGTGGGCAAGTCATCCCTGCTCAATGCCCTGGAACCCGAACTCCGACTCCAGACCCAGGAGATCAGTCAGAAGTACCAGCGAGGCCGCCACACGACGACGCGCGCGGTCTGGTTGAAGCTGGCCAATGGGGCGATTGCCGTCGACACGCCCGGAGTGCGAGAGATCGCCACGGGTCCGGTCGACACCGGCCTGATCCGCGAGGTCTATCCCGAACTCGCCAGGTACTCGGACGAGTGCCGCTTTCGCGATTGCGCGCACGATGCCGAACCCGATTGCGCGGTTCGCGCGGCCGTCGAAGCCGGGAAGATTCGCGCGTCGCGTCTTTCGAGCTATCGCAAGCTCCTGAACGAGGCGGGAAGTTGA
- a CDS encoding TIGR03619 family F420-dependent LLM class oxidoreductase, with protein MSDAPRPALSMQILNFARSDPEAGGWRPLLEQARAADVAGIDRLVVSDHVILGENLEAYGDPKLGGLKGGRQPTGPDGSWLDPLVVLSMCAALTTRARLMTGILIAGLRRPANLAKTCATLDALSEGRLDLGVGVGWQREEYEANGVPWEHRGARLDRTLDICQTLWRERSASYASDEVSFENIHCVPKPLQSGGVPLWISGTLNPNVLRRIVRFGSGWIPWGPDATDPVVGLARIREALVAAGRDPKKFQVTSFLPLVRSAAGGIDLEETMSVVPDLLAAGITDLRIHPKLPREFSAARDFLSPIVEAFRRRIG; from the coding sequence ATGTCCGATGCGCCCAGGCCCGCGCTGTCGATGCAGATTTTGAACTTCGCCAGGAGCGACCCCGAGGCCGGGGGCTGGAGGCCGTTGCTCGAGCAGGCGCGTGCCGCGGATGTCGCGGGTATCGATCGGCTCGTCGTCTCGGACCACGTGATTCTCGGCGAGAACCTCGAAGCCTACGGCGATCCAAAGCTAGGCGGTCTAAAGGGTGGCCGACAACCGACCGGTCCCGATGGCTCCTGGCTCGATCCGCTGGTGGTCCTTTCGATGTGCGCCGCGCTCACCACGCGCGCGCGCCTGATGACCGGGATCCTGATCGCCGGTCTGCGTCGGCCCGCGAATCTGGCGAAGACCTGCGCGACACTCGACGCACTTTCCGAAGGTCGGCTCGATCTGGGCGTAGGCGTGGGTTGGCAACGCGAGGAGTACGAGGCCAATGGCGTTCCGTGGGAGCATCGCGGAGCACGCCTGGATCGGACTCTCGACATCTGCCAGACGCTCTGGCGCGAACGCTCGGCCAGCTACGCTTCGGACGAAGTGAGTTTCGAGAACATCCACTGTGTGCCCAAACCGCTGCAGTCCGGGGGTGTGCCGCTTTGGATCAGCGGAACGCTCAACCCGAATGTGCTCCGGCGCATCGTGCGTTTCGGCAGCGGCTGGATTCCCTGGGGGCCCGATGCGACGGATCCAGTCGTGGGACTCGCGCGCATCCGCGAAGCACTCGTGGCGGCCGGTCGCGATCCGAAGAAGTTTCAGGTGACGAGCTTCCTGCCGCTGGTGCGCTCCGCCGCCGGAGGGATCGACCTGGAAGAGACGATGTCGGTCGTGCCCGATCTGCTCGCGGCGGGCATTACGGATCTGCGCATCCATCCGAAGCTCCCGAGGGAGTTCTCCGCAGCGCGCGATTTTCTTTCGCCGATTGTCGAAGCCTTCCGCAGGCGGATCGGTTGA
- a CDS encoding fumarylacetoacetate hydrolase family protein, whose protein sequence is MKLATFTHAGSTRIGVVEGDQIIDLAVAAPDLPQEMVAFLEAGDSALQAAHAALPSASRMALSDVKLEAPIARPPKFLAVGLNYADHVAESGIETPKHPTIFNKQSTCVTGPTGPIHLPRASQVLDYEGELGMVIGKRCRHVSRDDAAEVIAGYLVVNDATVRDWQLRIPTWTIGKSFDTHGPIGPWLVTKDEIGDPHRLPLRTWVNGELRQDSNTKQLIFDCYTLVEHLSTAFTLEPGDVIATGTPSGVGIAMKPPVLLKSGDAVRIEIEGIGEIENPVIDEPEDTRRIG, encoded by the coding sequence ATGAAGCTCGCCACGTTCACTCACGCAGGCTCGACGCGCATCGGCGTCGTCGAAGGCGATCAGATCATCGACCTGGCAGTGGCCGCACCCGATCTTCCCCAAGAGATGGTCGCTTTTCTCGAAGCGGGCGATTCCGCGCTACAGGCCGCCCATGCCGCATTGCCGAGCGCTTCCCGGATGGCCCTGTCCGATGTGAAGCTCGAAGCGCCGATCGCGCGCCCGCCCAAATTCCTGGCCGTCGGACTCAACTACGCCGATCACGTGGCGGAGTCGGGTATCGAAACGCCCAAGCACCCCACGATTTTCAACAAACAGTCGACCTGCGTCACCGGGCCGACGGGTCCGATTCACCTGCCGCGCGCCTCGCAGGTTCTGGACTACGAAGGCGAACTCGGAATGGTGATCGGCAAGCGCTGTCGGCACGTCTCGCGCGACGATGCGGCCGAGGTGATCGCCGGTTATCTGGTGGTGAACGACGCGACCGTGCGCGACTGGCAGTTGCGTATTCCCACCTGGACGATCGGCAAGAGCTTCGACACGCACGGACCGATCGGTCCCTGGCTGGTGACCAAGGATGAGATCGGCGATCCGCATCGGCTCCCGCTTCGCACCTGGGTCAACGGCGAGTTGCGTCAGGATTCCAATACCAAACAACTGATTTTCGACTGCTACACACTCGTCGAGCATCTCTCGACCGCGTTCACCCTCGAGCCGGGTGACGTGATCGCGACGGGCACGCCATCGGGAGTCGGCATCGCCATGAAGCCGCCCGTGCTCTTGAAGTCGGGAGATGCCGTACGCATCGAAATCGAAGGTATCGGCGAGATCGAAAACCCCGTGATCGACGAGCCCGAAGACACGCGGCGAATTGGTTGA
- a CDS encoding NADPH:quinone oxidoreductase family protein has protein sequence MKAVVCKEFGPPEKLVVEEVEDPRPGPGQVLIDIKAAAVTFPDCLMLEDKYQFKATPPFIPGGEVGGVIAELGEGVEGFSVGDRVMGSLSMVGGFAERAVAAAGATRLLPDGVGFAESTGLMYAYGTGYYGLKYRGDLQAGETLLVLGAGGNVGLAAVELGKLMGARVIAAASSDEKLELCRNRGADGTINYATENLKERTKALTDGRGADVVYDAVGGDYAEAALRATAWGGRFLVIGFTAGIPKIPLNLALLKSCQIVGVFLGAMVAREPETRDAIMRDLLDFTASGKLKPHVSRRYSLDDAHQSLRDLLDRKALGKVVIEP, from the coding sequence TTGAAAGCCGTCGTCTGTAAAGAATTCGGACCGCCCGAAAAGCTGGTCGTCGAAGAAGTGGAAGATCCCCGCCCCGGTCCCGGACAGGTCCTGATCGACATCAAGGCGGCGGCCGTTACGTTTCCCGACTGCCTGATGCTGGAGGACAAGTACCAGTTCAAGGCGACCCCGCCGTTCATTCCCGGCGGAGAAGTCGGAGGCGTGATCGCAGAGCTCGGCGAAGGCGTCGAGGGATTCTCTGTAGGCGATCGCGTGATGGGCAGTCTGAGCATGGTCGGCGGCTTCGCCGAAAGAGCCGTCGCGGCCGCCGGTGCGACGCGGCTTCTACCGGACGGCGTGGGTTTCGCAGAATCGACCGGCCTGATGTACGCCTACGGAACGGGCTACTACGGACTGAAGTACCGCGGGGACCTGCAAGCCGGTGAAACGCTCCTGGTACTGGGTGCGGGCGGAAACGTAGGTCTGGCTGCGGTCGAACTCGGCAAACTGATGGGTGCGCGGGTGATCGCGGCGGCCTCGAGCGACGAGAAACTCGAGTTGTGTCGCAATAGAGGTGCTGACGGAACGATCAACTACGCGACCGAGAATCTGAAAGAACGCACGAAGGCGCTGACCGACGGCCGGGGAGCCGATGTGGTGTACGACGCGGTCGGAGGCGACTACGCCGAGGCTGCACTGCGCGCAACCGCCTGGGGCGGACGCTTCCTGGTGATTGGCTTCACTGCGGGCATCCCGAAGATTCCGCTGAATCTGGCTCTGCTCAAGAGCTGTCAGATCGTGGGCGTGTTCCTGGGAGCGATGGTCGCGCGCGAGCCTGAAACACGCGACGCGATCATGCGCGACCTGCTCGACTTCACGGCATCGGGCAAGCTGAAACCGCACGTCTCCAGACGTTATTCGCTCGACGACGCCCACCAGTCGCTACGCGATCTACTGGATCGCAAAGCCCTGGGCAAAGTCGTCATCGAGCCCTAG
- a CDS encoding amidohydrolase family protein: MSALALTGLRIWDGVSEAVSETPQILRIEGEYIAAIGQEQALCQDAEVIDFEGAYALPGLIDAHVHLTLDPEVRSADAQLALPLEDLVRAMQTRAEAMLRAGITTARDLGGAAWHELELRDRIASGQVPGPRLLCVGQPITSPRGHCWFWGGESANEAQIRETVRRQVEHGADWIKVMATGGVITKGTDPRSAQFPVDQMRALVEESTSHGRSVAAHCHGTEGISHAAQARVRTIEHCSFVGDEGFASDVDPQVIDEMARAGIWASPTLNTGWKRFIKEDGSLGKFGTRMQGALRELRTRGVHLIASTDAGIPNVHHHHLPNALAVFARFASLTPVEALRSATSESARALLLDNLTGALRPGLSADVLIVEADPTADLAALQHPRAVFARGRKFSPAEVHE; encoded by the coding sequence TTGAGCGCGCTTGCCTTGACCGGGCTGCGAATCTGGGACGGAGTTTCAGAGGCGGTCTCGGAGACTCCCCAGATCCTGCGCATCGAAGGCGAATACATTGCCGCAATCGGGCAAGAGCAAGCACTCTGCCAGGACGCCGAGGTCATCGATTTCGAAGGCGCCTACGCGCTACCCGGACTGATCGACGCGCACGTGCACCTGACGCTCGACCCGGAAGTGCGTTCCGCCGACGCCCAGCTGGCCCTGCCCCTCGAAGACCTCGTGCGCGCCATGCAGACACGCGCCGAGGCCATGCTGCGAGCCGGCATCACCACAGCGCGTGATCTCGGCGGAGCGGCCTGGCACGAACTGGAGTTGCGAGATCGCATCGCCAGCGGCCAGGTCCCCGGTCCGCGTCTGTTATGCGTGGGCCAGCCGATCACTTCGCCGCGCGGACACTGCTGGTTCTGGGGCGGTGAATCCGCCAACGAAGCGCAGATTCGCGAGACCGTGCGCCGTCAGGTCGAGCACGGAGCGGACTGGATCAAGGTGATGGCAACCGGCGGAGTGATCACGAAGGGAACCGATCCCAGGAGCGCGCAATTCCCCGTCGACCAGATGCGCGCTCTGGTCGAGGAATCCACGAGCCACGGCCGCTCGGTCGCCGCGCACTGTCACGGTACGGAAGGCATCTCGCACGCAGCACAGGCGCGCGTGCGCACGATCGAGCACTGTAGTTTCGTGGGCGATGAGGGCTTTGCCAGCGACGTGGATCCACAGGTGATCGATGAAATGGCACGCGCCGGAATCTGGGCTTCCCCGACCCTGAACACCGGTTGGAAGCGCTTCATCAAGGAAGACGGATCACTCGGGAAGTTCGGGACGCGCATGCAGGGCGCGCTTCGCGAACTTCGCACGCGCGGTGTGCACCTGATCGCTTCGACCGACGCTGGGATCCCCAACGTCCATCACCACCATCTACCGAACGCCCTGGCCGTGTTTGCGCGCTTCGCGTCACTGACGCCCGTCGAAGCCCTGCGCAGCGCGACTTCGGAGAGTGCGCGCGCGCTCCTCCTGGACAACCTCACGGGCGCACTGCGACCGGGTCTGTCTGCAGATGTCCTGATCGTCGAGGCCGATCCGACCGCCGACCTGGCGGCCCTCCAGCATCCGCGAGCTGTATTCGCGCGAGGGCGCAAGTTTTCTCCAGCAGAGGTTCACGAGTAG
- a CDS encoding heavy metal translocating P-type ATPase, with protein sequence MPRPARRCRPLSRDDLGDTLASCGWRPANPKRRKSVAEAEKVDPVCGMTVAPDRPHRFVFDGQTYGFCSNGCRERFGRDPHGYRDGTHVEPGGEGAEYWGCPMDPEVREDGPGACPVCGMALEPIGGVPPETNPELLDMTRRLWICALLTIPLFLLAMSEMVGLSALSGVVSAGAANWLQLALASPVVLWGAGPFFSRGWTSLVTRNFNMFTLIAIGTGAAFGYSVIATGLPGIFPESFRGDGGRVAVYFEAAAVIVTLVLLGQVMELRARSRTGDAIRALLDLAPKTARRVNEDGSEEDVALDRVLVGERLRVRPGEKLPVDGRVVEGSSSIDESMVTGEPIPVEKSVSDAVIGATLNGTGTLVIEAERVGATTLLARIVQLVAEAQRSRAPIQAFADRVAGYFVPSVIAVSLLAFAAWAVFGPEPRMAHALISSVAVLIIACPCALGLATPMSIMVATGRAASAGVLFRNAEAIERMRDVDTLVVDKTGTLTEGKPTLASITAFDGSSEETLLQLAASLEHASEHPLAAAIVAGAASRGIAAQEIEAFESQTGKGVTGMLRGVRVALGNRALLDELGIDPTPLEAHAEKLRGLGQTVVFASSDAQLVGILGVADPIKDSTPQALESLRTEGLRIVMLSGDSPRTAQAVADRLGIDEVIAGVLPDQKSAAIRELQESGRIVAMAGDGINDAPALAQADVGIAMGTGTDVAMESASVTLVKGDLRGIARARELSRATMRNIQQNLFFAFVYNALGVPVAAGALYPFVGLLLDPMLAAAAMSFSSVSVITNALRLRNTRL encoded by the coding sequence ATGCCTCGTCCCGCCCGGCGGTGCCGCCCGTTGTCGCGAGATGATCTTGGGGATACGCTGGCATCCTGCGGGTGGCGACCTGCGAATCCGAAGCGGAGGAAAAGCGTGGCTGAAGCGGAAAAAGTCGATCCCGTCTGTGGCATGACGGTGGCTCCCGATCGCCCGCATCGCTTCGTCTTCGACGGGCAGACCTACGGATTCTGCTCAAATGGCTGTCGCGAACGCTTCGGACGCGACCCGCACGGCTACCGGGACGGTACGCACGTGGAACCCGGCGGCGAGGGCGCCGAATACTGGGGCTGCCCGATGGATCCCGAAGTTCGCGAGGACGGACCCGGCGCGTGCCCGGTCTGCGGCATGGCATTGGAACCGATCGGAGGCGTTCCACCGGAGACGAACCCCGAACTGCTCGATATGACGCGCCGTCTGTGGATCTGCGCGCTGCTCACGATCCCGCTGTTCCTACTGGCCATGTCGGAGATGGTCGGGCTTTCAGCGCTTTCCGGAGTCGTATCGGCGGGAGCCGCGAACTGGTTGCAACTCGCACTCGCGAGTCCCGTGGTGCTCTGGGGAGCGGGGCCGTTTTTCAGTCGCGGCTGGACATCGCTGGTGACGCGCAACTTCAATATGTTCACCTTGATCGCGATCGGCACCGGCGCTGCTTTCGGCTATAGCGTGATCGCGACAGGTCTACCCGGGATCTTCCCGGAGTCCTTTCGCGGCGACGGCGGGCGGGTCGCGGTCTACTTCGAAGCTGCGGCGGTCATCGTCACACTGGTTCTGCTCGGTCAGGTGATGGAGTTGCGCGCGCGAAGCCGCACCGGAGATGCGATCCGCGCGCTACTCGACCTGGCACCGAAAACAGCCCGGCGCGTAAATGAGGATGGGAGCGAGGAAGACGTTGCCCTGGATCGGGTCTTGGTGGGAGAGCGACTGCGGGTGCGACCGGGCGAGAAGCTGCCGGTCGACGGTCGGGTGGTCGAGGGATCGAGTTCCATCGACGAATCGATGGTCACGGGCGAGCCGATTCCGGTGGAAAAGAGCGTTTCCGATGCGGTGATCGGCGCCACGCTGAACGGCACGGGAACTCTGGTGATCGAAGCCGAACGGGTCGGCGCCACCACCCTGCTCGCGCGGATCGTGCAACTGGTCGCCGAGGCGCAGCGCAGTCGCGCTCCCATACAGGCTTTTGCCGACCGCGTCGCGGGATACTTCGTTCCGTCGGTCATCGCGGTTTCGCTGCTCGCATTCGCCGCCTGGGCCGTATTCGGTCCCGAACCGCGCATGGCCCACGCCTTGATCAGCTCGGTGGCGGTCCTGATCATCGCGTGTCCCTGCGCGCTCGGCCTGGCCACGCCGATGTCGATCATGGTTGCAACCGGAAGGGCCGCGAGCGCCGGCGTGTTATTCCGAAACGCCGAAGCCATCGAGCGCATGCGCGATGTCGACACCCTGGTCGTGGACAAGACCGGAACGCTCACCGAAGGCAAGCCGACGCTGGCCAGCATCACGGCGTTCGACGGGTCGAGTGAAGAGACACTCCTACAACTCGCCGCGAGTCTGGAACACGCGAGTGAACACCCGCTCGCGGCTGCGATCGTCGCCGGTGCGGCTTCCAGGGGTATCGCAGCCCAGGAGATCGAGGCGTTCGAGTCACAGACGGGAAAAGGCGTCACGGGAATGCTGCGGGGCGTGCGCGTCGCCCTGGGCAATCGCGCCCTACTCGACGAGCTCGGGATTGATCCCACACCTCTGGAAGCGCACGCCGAGAAGTTGCGCGGTTTGGGCCAGACGGTCGTGTTTGCCAGCTCCGATGCTCAACTCGTCGGAATACTCGGCGTGGCCGATCCGATCAAGGACTCGACACCCCAGGCGCTCGAAAGCCTGCGCACGGAAGGTCTGCGCATCGTCATGCTCTCGGGAGACAGCCCGCGCACGGCACAGGCCGTGGCCGACCGACTGGGCATCGACGAAGTCATCGCCGGTGTTCTTCCGGATCAGAAGTCCGCCGCCATCCGCGAACTACAAGAGTCCGGAAGGATCGTGGCGATGGCCGGCGACGGCATCAACGACGCACCGGCACTTGCGCAGGCCGACGTCGGTATCGCCATGGGAACCGGAACCGATGTCGCCATGGAAAGTGCCTCGGTCACCCTCGTAAAGGGAGATCTGCGCGGCATCGCACGCGCGCGCGAGCTTTCCCGCGCGACGATGCGCAACATCCAACAGAATCTCTTCTTCGCTTTCGTCTACAACGCCCTGGGTGTACCTGTAGCCGCGGGTGCGCTTTACCCGTTCGTGGGCCTGCTCCTCGATCCCATGCTCGCCGCCGCCGCCATGAGCTTCAGCTCGGTGTCGGTCATTACGAATGCACTGCGCCTGCGCAACACCCGTCTATAG